The sequence CTTGCAAACACGCTTTCTACGGGATTGATAAAAGAAGTTTTTACTAAAATAGGCTCTGAAAGGTTGGAAACTTTATCGCCTTTGTAAGTGGCGATCTGATAAGTGTAAGAACTCTCTGTTTCTAGCCCCTCATCATAATAGTGGGTCGCATAAGGGTTTTTAAGGGTGGCGATTCTTTTGAGCTGGGAGTCTTTTTTCAAACGATATAAAATAAACCCATCAATATCGTAAGTATCGTCAATCTTAGGCCATTCAAAGCCCACTGAACTCACATCATTAATGGTTTTAATGGAATGGACTACTGGGAGCTTAGTGTCTATATTTTCTTTATTGTTAAGGGCTGAAAAAGTATGATTCCTGGTAGAAGAACACCCTATAAAAATCGCTAATACCACACTACTTTGTATTAAAAGCATGAAGTATTTTTTCTTCATCCAAGATCTCATCTAAATTCTCCTTGTCAAAAAATTTTTTAAGATATTCTAACATATCCTTTAATAGGGGAACTTTAAAGCACAGTTTTTGCTCGCTTTTAGGGTGTTTGAACTCTATCAAATAGGCATGCAGCATGATTCTTATTTCTTCTTTAGGGAGTGCTTCATTAAGCCCATAAAGATTATCACCTATGATGTGTCTGTTTAAATATTCTAAATGCACTCTAATCTGGTGCGTGCGCCCAGTGTATAATTTAGCCCCTATCAAATTAAGGTTATTTTGAGAAGTCAGCAAGCTGGTAAATTCGCTTTTAGAATAACGGCTTTTTTCTTTTTTAATTGCCATCATTTTTAAGCGGTTATTGGGGTTTCTTGTCAAATAACATTCCACGCTAATCTTTTCTTCCTTACGGCTTAAGGGCGTTGAAAGCAAGGCGATATAGTAGCGCCCCATGGTTTTGGTTTTGAGTTGTTCGCTCAAATAGACATGGGTAAAATTATTTTTAGCGATGACAATCCCTCCGCTTGTGTCCTTATCCAAACGATGCACAATCCCATAGCGCTCTTT comes from Helicobacter acinonychis and encodes:
- a CDS encoding RluA family pseudouridine synthase, with the translated sequence MQKVFIAPKNYKRIDEFLAKELQISKNQALSLIKEGLVFCQKKEVKKGGLALKEGDEIALLTPKIAPKPLKRELDLEIEVIFEDDDLLVLNKPPNLVVHKAPSVKEPTLVDWLEAKNYQLSNLGSKERYGIVHRLDKDTSGGIVIAKNNFTHVYLSEQLKTKTMGRYYIALLSTPLSRKEEKISVECYLTRNPNNRLKMMAIKKEKSRYSKSEFTSLLTSQNNLNLIGAKLYTGRTHQIRVHLEYLNRHIIGDNLYGLNEALPKEEIRIMLHAYLIEFKHPKSEQKLCFKVPLLKDMLEYLKKFFDKENLDEILDEEKILHAFNTK